The Lentzea guizhouensis genome contains a region encoding:
- a CDS encoding FAD-binding oxidoreductase, producing the protein MAETNWERLRRRLGDRLVLPQDSGYDTLRLPFNTVYAHRRPAAIARCVRAEDVQACLDFASHERIPVAARSGKHSYAAYSVPENGLVVDVSALTNVRFHGTDVQVGAGVRLGDFYETIGAQGRAVPGGTCKSVGISGLTLGGGIGVIGRKYGLTCDNLLSARIVTPDGCLRTVSERQEPDLFWALRGGGGGNFGIVTSFTFRSVPAPDVTRFLLLYPAGATADVVDAWQEWFSDAPDELWAICETLSGTPTSTAVGGTYLGPAKDLHPLLDRMPAGTQRVVEEMTYLEAMRFYAGGDETGAAFVASSRMAYEHVPGSRVDELLQGGSGYRIQFDSFGGALGRVAPDATAFPHRRALASAQCYVNVVDGRTEAEGRRILASLRDGLGTGTTGYVNYIDPEMPDWAVAYYGGNLPRLRKVRRRYDPDRVLAFAQGL; encoded by the coding sequence GGGAGAGGCTGCGGCGCAGGCTGGGCGACCGCCTCGTCCTGCCGCAGGACAGCGGCTACGACACGCTGCGGTTGCCGTTCAACACGGTCTACGCGCACCGCAGGCCGGCCGCGATCGCCCGCTGCGTGCGGGCGGAGGACGTGCAGGCGTGCCTCGACTTCGCCTCGCACGAACGGATCCCGGTCGCCGCCCGCAGCGGCAAGCACAGCTACGCGGCCTACTCGGTGCCGGAGAACGGCCTGGTCGTGGACGTGAGCGCCTTGACCAACGTGCGTTTCCACGGCACGGACGTCCAGGTCGGCGCGGGTGTGCGGCTCGGCGACTTCTACGAGACGATCGGCGCGCAGGGCCGGGCGGTACCGGGCGGGACGTGCAAGTCGGTCGGCATCAGCGGGCTCACGCTCGGTGGCGGCATCGGCGTGATCGGCCGCAAGTACGGCCTGACCTGCGACAACCTGCTCAGCGCGCGGATCGTCACGCCGGACGGCTGCCTGCGCACGGTGTCCGAGCGGCAGGAGCCTGACCTGTTCTGGGCGCTGCGCGGCGGTGGTGGTGGCAACTTCGGCATCGTCACGTCGTTCACGTTCCGCAGCGTGCCCGCGCCGGACGTCACCCGCTTCCTGCTGCTGTACCCGGCCGGGGCGACCGCCGACGTGGTCGACGCGTGGCAGGAGTGGTTCTCCGACGCTCCCGACGAGCTGTGGGCGATCTGCGAGACGTTGTCCGGCACGCCGACGAGCACCGCGGTCGGCGGCACGTACCTCGGACCGGCGAAGGACCTGCACCCGTTGCTGGACCGGATGCCCGCCGGTACCCAGCGGGTGGTCGAGGAGATGACCTACCTGGAGGCCATGCGTTTTTACGCGGGTGGCGACGAGACCGGTGCGGCGTTCGTGGCGTCGTCGCGGATGGCGTACGAGCACGTGCCGGGTTCCCGGGTGGACGAGCTGCTGCAGGGCGGCAGCGGGTACCGGATCCAGTTCGACTCGTTCGGCGGGGCGTTGGGCCGGGTCGCGCCGGACGCCACGGCGTTCCCGCACCGGCGCGCTCTGGCGAGCGCGCAGTGCTACGTGAACGTCGTCGACGGGCGCACCGAGGCGGAGGGCAGGCGGATCCTGGCGTCGTTGCGCGACGGGCTCGGCACCGGCACCACCGGGTACGTCAACTACATCGACCCGGAGATGCCGGACTGGGCCGTTGCCTACTACGGCGGCAACCTCCCGCGGTTGCGGAAGGTGCGCCGCCGTTACGACCCGGACCGCGTCTTGGCGTTCGCCCAGGGGCTATAG